A stretch of the Ornithodoros turicata isolate Travis chromosome 4, ASM3712646v1, whole genome shotgun sequence genome encodes the following:
- the LOC135390646 gene encoding uncharacterized protein LOC135390646, translating into MARTQLLVAWRVLRRMVALALVWLCVCYVVFHFTQNVGGPFMAVPMQRTIVQTPDPHLRISTLEQSKASTTKLSATTTSKLSLALPLENDPQNFLNKDPHVDLSPSSSLAKYMSGISNMSNIPPAYWDNGKKPPISSKSCVKYPQLYELTFNNLYWQTLSTHNGTFYIYGAYFDNRTRAGSVPLVRLLVMVDRIKPPPVMCQLWYDDAQFPTISSVKYTYAWYSKWGNYQDGILQPFVVTCKAPYINNKQRPPSSVSLVEKQCDKPMNNIRVVNQRPAVRQDFAVCVKGLDFLKADLSVRLVEWIELLGILGAKKIFMYELEIHPNISKVLRYYQDRGLVDLTPITLPGGQPNTPGLRHNFLKMKLTHKRQNELIPYNDCLYRNLYSYNYIILLDIDEVIMPVEHTSWKELMDAVVPLALKEKNYTRASYNVRNVYFLDDMLTGDDKHEVHEKGIPGYMHMLQHVYRAKNFTKPGSYVKCFHNVDRIVSVHNHFPLNCFGSCTTYSIDTSFAQLQHYRKDCVGALKNSCKNDFKVYTVRDTTIWRYKDELIKRATSALQVLGFFS; encoded by the coding sequence ATGGCGCGTACACAGCTGCTTGTCGCCTGGAGGGTTCTGCGGCGGATGGTAGCCCTGGCCCTTGTCTGGCTGTGTGTCTGCTACGTCGTGTTCCACTTCACCCAGAATGTTGGAGGTCCCTTCATGGCTGTCCCCATGCAGCGCACCATCGTGCAAACGCCCGACCCTCACCTGCGAATCAGTACACTGGAGCAGAGCAAGGCCTCCACGACGAAGCTGTCGGCAACAACCACATCTAAACTTTCCCTGGCTCTACCTTTGGAAAACGATCCGCAAAATTTCCTCAATAAGGATCCTCACGTTGACTTGTCCCCATCCTCCTCCCTGGCAAAGTACATGAGTGGCATCTCGAACATGTCCAACATTCCACCCGCTTACTGGGACAACGGCAAGAAACCGCCAATCAGCTCGAAGAGCTGCGTCAAGTATCCGCAGCTTTACGAACTGACCTTCAACAACCTCTACTGGCAGACCCTCTCCACACACAACGGTACCTTCTACATCTACGGTGCCTACTTCGACAACCGTACACGGGCGGGCTCAGTTCCCCTGGTGCGCCTCCTGGTGATGGTGGACAGGATAAAGCCTCCACCCGTCATGTGTCAGCTGTGGTACGACGACGCCCAGTTCCCGACCATCTCCTCCGTCAAGTACACCTACGCGTGGTATTCCAAGTGGGGCAACTACCAGGACGGAATCTTGCAACCGTTCGTGGTGACTTGCAAGGCCCCGTACATCAACAACAAGCAGCGCCCTCCGTCGTCCGTGTCGTTGGTGGAAAAGCAGTGCGACAAGCCGATGAACAACATTCGAGTCGTAAACCAGAGGCCGGCCGTGAGGCAAGACTTTGCCGTGTGCGTGAAAGGCCTCGATTTCCTCAAGGCCGATCTCAGCGTGCGTCTCGTGGAGTGGATCGAGCTCCTCGGCATTCTCGGGGCCAAGAAGATATTCATGTACGAGCTGGAGATCCATCCAAACATTTCCAAAGTGCTCAGGTATTACCAGGACAGGGGCCTCGTAGACTTGACGCCCATCACCCTGCCCGGCGGTCAGCCAAACACCCCGGGGCTGCGGCACAACTTTCTCAAGATGAAGCTCACGCACAAGAGGCAGAACGAGCTCATACCCTACAATGACTGCCTCTATCGCAACCTCTACTCTTACAATTACATCATCCTGCTAGACATCGACGAAGTCATCATGCCCGTCGAACACACAAGCTGGAAGGAACTCATGGACGCTGTTGTGCCGCTAGCTTTGAAAGAGAAGAACTACACCAGGGCCAGTTACAACGTGCGCAACGTCTACTTCCTCGACGACATGTTGACCGGGGACGACAAACATGAAGTTCACGAGAAGGGGATCCCTGGCTACATGCACATGTTGCAGCATGTCTACCGGGCGAAAAACTTCACAAAGCCAGGGTCGTACGTGAAGTGCTTTCATAATGTCGACAGGATCGTCTCCGTGCACAACCATTTCCCACTCAACTGCTTCGGTTCCTGCACGACGTACAGCATCGACACTTCGTTTGCGCAGCTGCAGCACTACCGTAAGGACTGCGTGGGGGCGTTGAAGAACAGTTGTAAAAATGATTTCAAAGTGTACACAGTCAGGGACACAACAATATGGAGGTACAAGGACGAACTCATAAAAAGAGCCACATCGGCACTACAGGTGTTAGGATTTTTCTCTTAG